TGAAGCAAAATAGCTGAAAAGGCGCAAAGGCCCAGTGAGTTAACACATGTGTTTGCTGTAGTAAGTTATTCACTCCGCCGTAATAGTGCATTGAAGAAGTGACCAAGTTTAAGCTCGCTGAGCGTAACACATTGGGGAAAATTAAGGTGACCATCACGAGGTTAATCCATGGTATGTTGCTGAGCAACCACTGCGGATAATCAATGGGGATGGCTAAAAAGTTGAGTAAATGAAACCCAAGAAATCCGTATAACATAACAAAATAAGCGGTCGCTAAAGGGAAACCAGCATTAAAAATCGTCAAAAATCGAAAACCTTTGATTTCTTTTTGCATCCGTAAGCCTGAAATCATTAGGCTTAATAAACCATCACAGACAATCACTGCGCGGATAAATGGGTTTTTAGTACCATTGCCAACGAGGCGTTCTTCGATATCTTGATCGGTCCCTGATACTTTGTGGTGGTGTAAATGTATTTTACGGCGAAACCATGGATTGATTGTATTAGGGCGCATACACCAGACAATCAGCATCAGTAAGTTATGCATGATAGGGTGCTTGCCAAAGTATTGTTTATGAATGAGGTCGTGTTCCATCTCATGAGAAATTGACGTCACGATTGCGGCAGCAATAATGCACAACCAAGCCGGAATAACCGCTAAATAATACAAGGTACCTAAGCCGATTAGGGCACCGAGTGAAGTCAGGACGATTATCAGACCTAAGGTATTTTGATGAGCTAAAAAAGTATGCCGCGCTCTGAGCTTTTTCTCTTCAAATTTTATGGCTTTGACAATCGCTTGGATATGTTGATTGGGCGATAAAGTGTGCATCAATTAAATGGCCTCCAGCGTAATTTGG
This Pseudoalteromonas ulvae UL12 DNA region includes the following protein-coding sequences:
- a CDS encoding fatty acid desaturase, translating into MHTLSPNQHIQAIVKAIKFEEKKLRARHTFLAHQNTLGLIIVLTSLGALIGLGTLYYLAVIPAWLCIIAAAIVTSISHEMEHDLIHKQYFGKHPIMHNLLMLIVWCMRPNTINPWFRRKIHLHHHKVSGTDQDIEERLVGNGTKNPFIRAVIVCDGLLSLMISGLRMQKEIKGFRFLTIFNAGFPLATAYFVMLYGFLGFHLLNFLAIPIDYPQWLLSNIPWINLVMVTLIFPNVLRSASLNLVTSSMHYYGGVNNLLQQTHVLTHWAFAPFQLFCFNFGATHTIHHFIPNQPFYIRQWISKQVLPIMATHGVRFNDLASLKYANLYR